From the Diceros bicornis minor isolate mBicDic1 chromosome 19, mDicBic1.mat.cur, whole genome shotgun sequence genome, one window contains:
- the LOC131418583 gene encoding signal-regulatory protein beta-1-like, whose protein sequence is MPIRTSPCPLPLPSLLLPLLLGLTGAAGAEELQVIQPEKSVSFAAKETATLRCTLTSLLPVGNVQWFRGTGPGRELIYNFKGGHFPRVTNIGNTTKRNNTDYSVRISNITPADAGIYYCVKFQKGSPDDVEFKSGPGTKLFVRAKPSLPEVSGPSNRASPGDGVNLTCTSTGFFPKNVYLKWFENGVELPARQTDIFPPGDAFSYTIISTTLVTLALSSLHSQVTCQVAHSELQSPLSSHVNISKFLHVVPTVNVSIHRVPSLQAAILACHVQRFYPEGIQITWMQKNGCFQTCEAVAPTKNPDGTFSQDSHLLVNASEDKGLFTCQVGREAQTWVQASVQLSEFREKQASWGAIASSSLFGTLLLLGWKLIPLIALSIIYVLRRSLPSRRTDPGGTLAVMPAAATAASPASSAL, encoded by the exons ATGCCCATCCGTACCTCCCCGTGCCCCCTGCCTCTGCCATCCCTGCTCTTGCCTCTCCTGCTGGGACTCACAG GAGCGGCAGGTGCGGAGGAGCTACAGGTGATTCAGCCTGAGAAGTCAGTATCCTTCGCAGCCAAAGAGACGGCCACTCTGCGCTGCACCCTGACCTCCCTGCTCCCCGTGGGGAACGTCCAGTGGTTCAGGGGGACAGGCCCAGGCCGTGAGTTAATCTACAATTTCAAAGGAGGCCACTTCCCTCGAGTAACAAATATTGGAAACACCACAAAGAGAAACAACACGGACTATTCTGTCCGCATCAGTAACATCACCCCAGCAGACGCCGGTATCTACTACTGTGTGAAGTTCCAGAAAGGGAGCCCTGATGACGTGGAGTTTAAGTCTGGACCAGGCACCAAGTTGTTTGTGCGTG CTAAGCCCTCTCTTCCAGAGGTCTCTGGTCCCTcaaacagggccagcccaggagaTGGAGTGAATCTAACCTGCACATCAACTGGCTTCTTTCCCAAAAATGTATATCTGAAATGGTTTGAAAATGGAGTGGAGCTTCCAGCCCGTCAGACTGACATCTTCCCACCTGGAGACGCTTTCTCCTACACCATTATCAGCACCACCCTGGTGACTCTTGCCCTCTCCTCACTCCACTCCCAGGTCACCTGCCAAGTGGCTCACAGTGAATTGCAGAGCCCCCTCAGTAGCCATGTGAACATCTCCAAATTCCTCCACG TTGTGCCCACAGTGAATGTATCGATACACCGTGTCCCAAGTCTCCAGGCGGCCATCCTCGCCTGCCATGTGCAAAGGTTTTACCCCGAAGGCATACAAATCACCTGGATGCAGAAGAACGGATGTTTCCAGACCTGTGAGGCTGTCGCCCCCACCAAGAACCCAGATGGTACATTCAGCCAAGACAGTCATCTCCTGGTCAACGCCTCAGAGGACAAAGGGCTGTTCACCTGCCAAGTGGGGCGTGAGGCTCAGACATGGGTCCAGGCCAGCGTGCAGCTGAGCGAGTTTAGAGAAAAGCAAGCGAGTTGGG GTGCCATAGCATCCAGCTCCCTCTTTGGGACCCTCCTCCTGCTTGGCTGGAAGCTGATTCCCCTGATTGCACTTTCCATCATCTACGTCCTCAGGAGGAGCCTCCCTTCCAG GAGGACTGACCCAGGAGGGACACTTGCCGTGATGCCTGCAGCTGCTACTGCAGCTTCTCCCGCCTCATCCGCCCTCTGA